The Impatiens glandulifera chromosome 3, dImpGla2.1, whole genome shotgun sequence genome contains a region encoding:
- the LOC124930438 gene encoding transcription factor WER-like translates to MAPKNVERKLEKKNEYNKGAWSSEEDKKLSQYTQIHGTKKWNTVAINSGRTDNEIKNYWNSHLSKRLIKNTTIRNGVAQDQILEEQHKFIHNVETQLVAQDSILEEEHKFIDNVETQSELSQTRGHEDANNDTITPFDPDKFFDFSLEGTFDLEWVNNFIKIDK, encoded by the exons ATGGCTCCTAAAAATGTAGAAAGGAAattggagaagaagaatgaatataataaaGGAGCATGGTCTTCTGAGGAGGATAAAAAGCTTTCTCAATACACTCAGATCCATGGTACAAAAAAATGGAATACAGTTGCCATCAATTCAG GACGAACGGAtaatgagataaaaaattacTGGAATTCTCATTTGAGTaagagattaattaaaaatacaactATTAGAAATGGTGTTGCTCAAGATCAGATCCTAGAAGAGCAACACAAATTCATCCATAACGTTGAGACACAACTTGTTGCTCAAGATTCGATCCTAGAAGAAGAACACAAATTCATCGATAACGTTGAGACACAAAGCGAATTGAGTCAAACGAGAGGACACGAAGATGCAAATAATGACACCATCACTCCCTTTGATCCCGACAAGTTTTTTGATTTCTCTTTAGAAGGAACTTTTGATTTAGAAT